TGCATGTGAACTGGAGCACACAGGCAGTGAGGTAGTTCCCGTGCCGCCTTCATCACCGTGCCCTCACATTGAATTAATGGCAGGAAAGACAAGTCTGATGAGAGGTTGCTGTTCATCTTGTTTTGCACAGTTCGTTGAGGACGTGGTAAAGAAGGTCATGGAATACAGACTACCGCCGTGGTTGAGATTAGCTCTTTAGGTATTGATGTGGCAGGTGTGCTTTTGCCCCTCCCCATTTTGTTAGGAGTTTAGAAAACGGTTTCTTTTAACTTGTTTATAGATTTAACTCCAAACGACTCCATTCATATTCAATCCAATTGTTTAGATAGCATAATTCAAATAATTCAGTGCCAGTTGCTCTCAATTATTTTGCTTCAAATTGTTTGGTCAAGATGTCATGTTTCTTCAACTGTACCAACCACCATCCCTAATATAAGTTTAAAAGGGCTTTTGTTTTCTCGTTGATAGGTAGTGGAGATGGTTGGCCTGTGACCTAACAACTAGCACCAAGTTTCACCACTAATGGCCGCACCACCTTCAGATCATATACACCAACACATTTAATTCTATTAATTCTTATAGTTCTGCACTAGATTTTGTTTCTGATATAACCAAACAACAAACCTGTGACCTAACAACTAGCACCAAGTTTCACCACTAATGGCCGCACCACCTTCACATCATATACACCAACACATTTAATTCTATTAATTCTTATAGTTCTGCACTAGTTTTTGTTTCTGACGATATAACCAAACAAAATGGAATCCACGTTCGTTTTCACTCAAAGAATGGAATCATTTCCATTCCTCCAAGCCGCAAGCTACACCCTTGGAACCTGTATGCAAGAAGGGGTTCGGGGAAGAAATAATGAAAAGAgaacttacttttttttttccctttaaacttaATAACGACCTGAAAATAACTGATGGTATCAAGTTTTGTTCAGGCCTAAAAACTAAAGTTAACATGCCACATAATTACACTCAACACTCTCCTACAGCTTATTCGACACTCTGTGTTTCATATATTGGCATACTTGCTACAAACAACGAACAGAAGGCAGGGGCTCTTGGTTGTGAAACTTGACTCCTGCGGCATCCTCTAGAAACTTCATAACCCGTCATCAGGGATGGTGGACAACAACAGCCCCTGAACAAATTCACATctttttgctttctctttcttaTCCTTGACAGACAAAGGAGGTGACTTCACATTTCTGGACAACAAATAGTAAGTGTCAGACCTAAGAACTTCAATGGTAAAATGAAAAAGACCAACAAAATTCAAGCATACTGGGAGAAAAATCAACTGAACACAATTTGCATGTGCAACAATCCTAATGGTATTAAGCTTAATCATCCATTCAAACATGAAAGTCAAACATGTTTGCCAAAAAGAAAGATAATGCTTAAGCATGGTATAAGCATAGGGCACCTAAAAGATATGAAGTATGAACACAACCAGAGTTTGTGTTGACTGCCCTTAAAAGTAATTTCAAGCACAGAACCTAAAACCTATGCACactgtttgtttgtgtgaatgCACGCTTTCAtaggaaccaaaaaaaaaacaatctttcTCTATACTTTTCACTTTTCACAGAGAGAAGGCAGATtgatcaaaaagaaaaataattggcTAAGGCATCCAGCTAGTCCTTAGGTTAGAAGGTCCGAATTCAAGCCAGTTGCGAATTAAGTTTTAGGTGTACATCAAAAGCAGTTGAAGATTTAATACCGTACCGTTCTAATACTTTCTCTGTGCTTTTCTTGGCTAAGCTTGTTTCCGTTGAAAAGTGAGGCTGAACACTGACAAAATCATCAGCCATGGGTAAAATAAATGATGACAACAATGGATCAGCTGCTACATTAGATGAGGAAAGTAAACAGGAAGAGCCCCCAAAAAGAGACTGCAAGTTTCCTTCCCGCAGCTCTTTCCTCAACAATGACAGTGTTGAATGAGCTCCACCTTTCCGTGTTTTCCTCTTGCGCTGCATGTAATCAATAGTTAAGGAATTCAGAGCATTGGGTCAAATCTTCACTTGATCAATATTGCAGCAAATCTTAGCCATATGATGAAAACCAAGAAGAAAACATCCTAATTTAACTTGAAGTAATCATCACTAAGGCAAATCAATTGACCTATATGAATGATCTACAAGTTTTGAAGTCTCCAACTTGAATTTCTGGAAGGTGTTCACAATTAGGGAAGAAACGTGACTCAGTTACGGGGATTAGTGGAGACTGTTCTCGAGACTAAATGAAGAAATTCTACTTTAAACCATTTATCATATCTGTCAGACTCCATAGAGAAAATATATTTGCAAACAGATGGCAAATGGAATACTTACAAACATGCAGTGAAGCACAAAGTTCATTTTGACAAAACGAGATATCAGAAAGCATCTGAAACGGGTAGAATACCCAAAATATTTGCATTGAACCACAAAGTTGACTATGGCaggaaaaattaacagaaaaaaaaaaaaaatctgcgaCACACAATAACTAAAAAGAGAAGGATATCTTGAATATATTTCCATGTTGTAGGGTAATGTGCGCAACCATATCAATCCCCACCCTCAATGAACAAACTGGGCACACCTGCAAATAAATAGTGTTCACCTTCAGTAAACTTAAGCTTGAAAAAGAACCATCCTCAtgggaaaggaaaaaaacataTGTATTATGTCACAACTAAAATATCTTAGCAACTTCGCCTAGCACAACAAAAGTAGTTATCTAATTCTCAAATTTTTGCCCACCAGATCACTACACTCTGATCTCAGGAGGGGAAAATTCCCTTTGCCTGTCATTTCCAGCACAAACCCATTGAACAATCAGGCTAAAGCTCATTTGTGGATCAGATTATATGTAAGTTCACATCAACTATCGTTTTGGAAACTCATAGTATATAATTTCTCACCACTCAAAACATAAAAGGAACTCCAATACCAAATGAAGCAAGTAATATAGCATTGGACATTTAAACTGGGATAACAAGCTAAAGTCAACCATTTAGAATCTGGGATAACAAGCTATATCCCTCCCATTGATCTGAAAGCTAGCAGGGTTTAGATTGAAGGATTTGACAGTTTACTTCTACTAAATTGATGCTTGGAGTTGAAcatacttttttgtttttatgaaaAATCATTTACTACTCACTAGATACCTAAGAAAAGGTGAAGTTAATCATCAGTGACATTATAATTCTAATGCATGTGCACCAAAGGAAGTTTTGGTCAATATATTAAGACTAGATACTCTCGATGGATAAGAAAAAAGAGTGTTACCCCATTCTTTGCCTCCACCGGATGCTCTTCATCTATGTGACAGCACAATCCTACAATATCATAGTATTCAGAGCAAAACGGGCATGGAAACTCCTCCCTTATATCGTCATCGCCATCAATTTCTTCAAATCCCATGAACATATCTGTATTTGCACAAAACCATGTTTTAGTAGACAGACATTCATTAAAAACATAGGCTTTTGATCGGCCGAGTAAAGCAACAACAGCCCCAAGATTCAGATACCAAAGGAACAAGGGAACAAAGAACACTTCAACGCTAAAACAATTCCTCATTCACTCATTGTATCTAACATAGTCGAGAACTGAAGAAACAACACAAGTAGTTGAATTCAGCTCAATCCAGTGATTGGTCACTAAAAAAACTAATAAGCAGCTCAATCTAGTGAAGGGTTATTAACTTATTATCACTAAATATATTTTCATAGGTCATAAACAGCTGGGAAGTGATAAAAATTGAAGCTTTCTTCTGCggaaaaataaaatcaagcTTCAAACTTTTCTCCCTTACATCCATATACATTCCACAGTAACAATTTAACACCCAAACTTTCTCTAATTCCATATTAAACAGATTGCGCAGTACAGCACCGCTAACCAAAACAGAGAAAGTAAAGCTGCTTCAAACCCTTCATCAGCAACCAACAAAGcatcaaaccaaaaccaaatcaaaaaaagaagaaaaatttacaacaaaaaaaatcgaaaTAAAAAATGGAAGAGGAGCTAACCAGATCGAGATTGAAGAGCGGATTGGTAACGCTTTGAGGCGGTGGAAAGACGAGCGCTCCACGAATCACCGTCCATGATTTTGAGTCTCTTGGTCTtttttttatgaatttaatttctgttttcttttaatcGCTTTGCTCCGATCTCTCAGATTCACaaagccaaaaaagaaaaaaaagaaatcgaATTTGGGGATAAAGACGGAGGCTTTGAGCTGGAGAAACCGACGACGATGAAGGCGGTGGAGTTGGCTGAGGAGAGGAGCTATGAAATCTCCAACGAATTGGGTTTGTGTATTTGGGTTAAATTAAAGGACTTTCTGATGAGTTGGGAGAaattgggaggaagaagaaatgtGCGGTGAATGTGACAAATGGGAATTTTACAGCTCCCTCTTTCCTCTCTGTCTGTTATTCTGTCTATGTCTCTGACTGTCAGGTGTGTGTGTGACAGTGATGAGCTTAACAGACCTTGATTACAACCCATGGAGCTAGGTGCTTTTACCTTTTTAGGGTCGGTTGGTTTTTAATTAAAACAACGGGATCTAGCTAGTATTCAAAATCCTTGTACCAAACACAAAGTAACAAACGTCTACAAAAATCAAGTACTCGGTCCATTGTTTGTTTTGGCACGTAAGACAGATTCCCTATTAAAATGTTGCCCATAACACAATAGTCTTAGATGGTCTTTTATAGTGGCAATGAGATGTGTTTTAGAAGTTGTATGAGCCGAGAGTGCGGGGTCTATAGAAAAACATATCTTTAAAACTTTAAGTTTGTTCTTAGTTCATATTTTAGATATCATATAAGCTGAAAGGGGAATTTTATTGGTAAGACATGATACTTGGCTGTAATACATGAAAGAGTTTATAATTGTCTCAACTTGTTAAAGTTTGATCCTTATATAAGTGAGGGCGATATGCTCACACTGGATgtttaaattaattatcttGATCAGTCTGCGCCTATCTAATGATAAGAGTTTCAACAACAAAGGTTGCACCTATGTCTCCTTTTATAGCAAATTGAGATGTATTTCTATTTTCATAATCAAAGCATGTGGGAGTATAATAACTGAGATTTTGCCTAATATTAGTTAAATTTAGTCTAGATCAGAATTTCAACCCCATGTAAtataattaacaaaagaaaaaaaatcaacactCTTAGaatcataataaaataaatttcattaATAGTGCAATTTCAACACTCTTAGAATCATAACTTTcaagtctttttttttgggatgaACTTTCAAGTCTTTGATCTCattttcagaaaagaaaagaaaaattactgGGGTAATATTTGTAATAGAATTCTTCTCAAAGAAATATAATAAATTAACAAAATGACCCCAAAATTAGGGGTTTATTTGTTATCGGCCCCCTGAAGTACTTGCACCCGCCGAATGTAACCAACCGATGTCCTCCATAACAATCACCATCCTCCACATTAGACCATTCCAAATTCGCCGGGGCACGTGACTTGCCGTCGCtgcaacccccccccccctctctttcCCGGATCTCCGATCACGTGACCTTCCCCTCCTCCGGTTCGTCGCCGGTTCATGACCGGAGTTAGCTTCTCCAGTCGATCCACAGCTTTTTAAGTCCGAATCTGAATCTCACAGCTTTCCGTCCATGGCGACGAGGAATCGCACTTTGCTTTACCGAAAGTACAGGGATGCGTTGAAGACCGTCCGCTCTCCGGTCGGCTCCTCCGCCTCGGCGTCCACCAGCTCCGGCGCCGGAGGTCCCGTCATCGAATTGTCTTCGCTTATGCATAAGAATCGATCCTATGCTCCGCTCAGTACTGAAGATCCCGGTAATTCAAGGTCTCTTTCTCTATCGCTAGCTCTATCTCTGTATTTGAATTAATCAAGTTGAATTGAAGTTTAGGGATTTTGAATTGCGAGTGTGGAATGCGTGGTTTACTTGAACTGAATGCACATTAGGTGACATTGAATTAGAGCATTTGGATAGGAATTGAAGGCTGGATTGTTAGATCAGAGTTCTTAACATTTCGGCATTGGTTGTTTGAATGTTCAAGGGATAATCTTTACGGTACAAATGAAGTTAGAAGTGATTTGTAACGAGAGACTTTAGGATTGGATGAGTTGACGTTTACGGAGATCATTCGTTGGAAATTATCGTTGTGATTTGAGTTAGTTTCAACAAGTTAGCAATATGAGCTGTTGGAAATGGCTTAGGATCCTGCTTTTTCTGTGAAGTCTATGGAAAGCcttataatttattttgaataagGAGTGATATGTCGATAGTTCTGAGAGTGCGGAACATTACCCTTTTTATCCCCCCTAAATTCCGTGCACATAATAGCAATCAATGGGTGCAAATATGCAATTTTTGTGTTTTGGTTGTAGATGTGTGATGGtgtgttttatttcttttggctGCAGTAAGGGTGCAATTACTGTTGGTCTACCGCCAGCATGGGTGGATGTATCTGAAGAAATAGCGGTAAATGTGCAGCGGGCACGGGTAAAAATGTCTGAGCTGTCCAAGGCTCATGCAAAGGCTTTAATGCCATCTTTTGGAGATGGTAAAGAAGATCAACGCTTGATTGAGAGTCTTACACAAGAGATTACGGGATTAATAACGAAATCTCAGAAGAGACTACAAAGACTTGCTGCAGCTGGGCCTTCAGAAGATTCAAATGTTAGAAAGAACGTGCAGGTATGACTCAATACCCATTAGATACTTTTGGCATTACAAAATGTAATTTATTAGCTCTATTGCACAACAACGCTTGGTTTTCCTTAGCTTTCTGTTTTTGATTCTCGATTTTTTAAGACTTGTCACAAGTCTCTTGTTGCTGGACATTATACCATGTTTTTTTAACATGAGTGCGTACGAGTTACATTTTAGATTATCACCGATTCCTTGTATTTCCAAATCCTCATCTCTAACtgatggtttccggaaatgggaATATGGGcatctcttctttcttcttcactttgttggcggtggtgaGAAAATAGCCAGGCTGGCATCTGGCAGATTTTACTTGAACACCTTCACCAATGTTGAGGAGAAAGAAATGAGTGATCATTAGGAAACTGGTTGTAGAATTACTTAAGATGGGTTTATTCCAGAGTTTTGCATTCTGGCCTTTGATATAAATGAACTTATCTCAAAGAAGAGTGCTATTTTCTGCGTGTTTGTTTTGTAGGTATCTCTTGCTACGGACCTTCAGAGCCTCTCTAATGAGCTTCGTAAGAAacaatcaaattatttgaaacgCCTCAAACAGCAAAAAGAGGTTTGTGAAGAAATTTGACCTTTTTGACCATTCAAGTTTGTATATAGTTAATCTGGCTTCATATGTCATATGTTATATTGCCATATTCTTTTGGCACTTTGCATAAGGTTTATTCATTTAGTACATGAGGAGGTCTACTTGACTGGGTATTGATCACTCATTAACTGTTGCTGCATGTAGGGTCAAGATGGGGACGACCTTGAGATGAACCTAAATGGAAGTAGATCAAGAATGGATGGTGATGATTTGGATGAAATAGTATGGTTTCtctcatttttaattatttgaGCTCTTGTCAATCATGAATAGTATGAAGAACCAAGTATCTAATTGGaattcttaaaaataaaaaaataaaaagagagaagaagaagaagaagcatgtaTTTGGAAATCAATTTTTTAATACTTTCTTTAACACTTTAACCTTGGTTGAATGGTTTTTGATAATAAGTAAAAATGCTCTCAGATGTTTCATGAGCGTGAGACGGCCCAGATTAAGAAACATGAAGCATTCACAGCAGAAAGGGAAAGAGAGATTCATCAGGCAAGTGAATGTTATTTGTACATGGAACATTGTTATTGCACTGTGCTTGATCCTGCCTTTTTTTTCACTACTAACTAATACCTTTCCCCTTTCCAACAGGTTGTGGAATCTGTGAATGAGCTTGCCCAGATTATGAAGGATCTGTCAGTTCTAGTGATAGACCAGGTTAACACCAATCTCTTTTCAGCACTTGAAATTCAAGGAATATTCAGTCTCTTATTAAATATCTTTCTTCAAACAGGGAActattgttgataggatagacTACAACATTCAGAATGTTGCCAGTACAGTTGAGGATGGCCTCAAGCAATTGCAAAAGGTCACCACCTTCTCCATCTTTTGTCAATCATTGTACTTCAGCTGTAAGTTGTTTAAGCATCTTTGTCGTTTTGTTTGACCTAATGGAAATATGGGTTTACAGGCCGAGAGAACACAGAAACAAGGAGGAATGGTGATGTGCGCTACAGTACTTGTAATCATGTGCGCTGTCATGTTGGTCCTCCTAGTCCTCAAGGAGATACTTTTTTGATCTGAGAGGACAGTCGGTTCCAGATTTTGGTTACATTCTGATTGTCATAACCCTTCCTCGAGAGGCTTCAACACGAGAAGAGATACTCTCCCTAGCAGAAGACGAGGAATTTTGGCGTGCCCTAGGTAGATATACTACATAAAAGTGATTATTTTGTTGTATCCTCTATATTTCTGGGTATTATTGAACAGAGGGAGGGGGGAGGGTAGTGATTGGTTGGGGAATGAATGCCCTGGAAATTGTATAGAGCACATATTGTATGTTGTTACTTGAGGAAGGGTGTTTGCCAATCGATCTATGTTGATTCTTTTGATTTCATTTGTCCGGGATTTTGGTGCTTACGTTCCCCAGCACCATATGAGTAGGATGAGGGGCTTTTATTTGTTTCATACTTTCATAGTTAATTTACTGATTCAAATAAAACTTCAATACTTCAATTTGTGGCCCCCAACTTCCTCAACATTATGTGATGTGGCTCATCTAATCATTCTAATGTTGTATACAGCATCATCTGATAGATAATAGCTATGGAAATTATTGTAGGCCTGCTAATCAAGTTTCAGGAATTTAAACTTCAACTTCATAACTAAATTGCATGATTATCCAACTAAGCTACCACTGCATAGAACTGATCTTCATTGTTTTAGACGTGTTTAGGCAtcgtataaatttgaaaaaaaaatgatattgaaaaggaaagaaaaagttggccaaatatctatttttattttcagatcGCAGCAAAATCAATCTTTTTGAATTTCGATTTCGAATTTTCGAGTTGGTTTGAGTTGCTAAATTACAGAAACAAAGCGTCCATCCACAGATTCTGGCTTCTGTCATTGTAAATCTCATTCAACACAGGCGTACATCAGATTATTGTGATGACTGAATAAATGACTGTATCTATAAGAATGTATTACAATTACAATGGtaaaacatttttctttttcaacccTATCCTAACTGGAGTCATTGACATCCTCAAAGAATCTTGAATTCTAATCTCAAACTCTTCAAGAGGCATCCCATATTATTGTGCCACTAGATCGTTTGATAATAGGTTTGCAAAGAAAATATGTCAGTACCAAGCAGGGGCGTATCTACCCagaactcttcttcttctttgggttGTCGAGGTCCGAGAGTAAGAAGGATTGTTCAACGACGACGTTGGCTAGTGTCTGTTTCAGAATATAAGTTAATATGGGAAACACTTTTGACAACACCACCACATCTGACATGGCTCTGTGAGCTGAACCAACCAATGGGATCCCAAGGTGAGCACGAAGGTCTTGCAATTTtaatgattttgaagaagcttctGATCCTGCACAGAGTAAACATGAAGGCTTTAGTATCCCATTGACAACAATACATGCCAAGCATGAGCATAAGTACACACGCCCGCGCACCCACAAACAGACCTGTAGACTTCATTGCTTTCCGTGCCATAATAAGGCTGTCTGCAAACAGCCAGTTTGAAGGAAACTCTACGCCGCAACGACAGAATTCACTTCGGAGAAAGGGCACATCAAAACTACGACCATTGTGAGCAACCAACATTACATAACCACCCGGCTTTTGACGGCTTTTAATATAGCTGAGTAAGATTGGTATAAGTTCCTTCATCCTGCATGATTTTCACAGCAGGAAATCCGTAAGTAGGCATCTCTGCAATTGGTGGCAAGCAATATCAATGCTAGTTACATTAGTGCACAGCTTCTCAGATTGATTGGGTAAAACAGATCCACTGGCAAACAGATAATGCTTTGTGCATAGTAAAGTTAGCTCTACCATGGCTGTAATATATAGAAACGTGATATGCATGGTCTTGGAGGATCCCAGCCATCCAGTTGAGTACAGGTGATTCCACTTGGGGAGAGACACCCATGGATGGCTGGGATTGGACCACTGCCACAATAGCATCCTACCACCCCTCTTTCCAGGGCTGCTACCTCCTGAGTTTACTCAAGAGCATATCTGATGTTCTTTACAGTAAAAGTTAAAATGATGCAAGGGCTTGTTCTTACTACAGAACCAAATAAGAACTTGGTTTATGTGCGCGCACAATGCGCAGACCAAGAAACTCCATTGATCTTTTCACCTACTGGTTATAGTCTTCTTGCTCTCAGCTATCACAGACCTAGCCTATGGTTATAGTCAAAAATGCACATTGATCACATTATATGTAACTTTTGGATAATCAATTCTCAAGCAGCAGACAACCGAGGACCCATGTTtccaattaaaagaaaactcaTTTTAACAATTAGACCTCAAATGGAAGGCTTCAGATACTCTTGAACAGATCACTATACTAGAGGGGAAAAAATCTTGGGCAATAAAAAATGCTGTCAGGAAACATTACCTTGGAATACCAGGTTTGTTGACCATATCTGTTGAAATTCCATGAATTTTGGTTGTATTCCATGGAACATCACGTTCAGGGTTTATCAGTGTCTGGAAAGTACTGTTTTGACCTCCTTGAAGATCTTGAAGTGCAATCTCTATGATTCGATCATCTGTTCTACTAAACCCAGTAGTCTCAATATCAAATACGATAACTGTCACTAGATTGGCTAAATCTTCATTCTCAGCTATCAATTCTCGAATGTCCTGGTGTTGAATCTTTTCATATTGACTTGCATCAATTTTACTTATATTTAATGTAGCACTTGTTGAAACTGTTACATCCAACAATTCCTGCCTAATCTTGCTGGGATTGCTGTGTTGGGCagttttgcttcttccttcTGTATTTGTTGTTAGAGGCCTTCTAGTCCATTTCCTACTGTTTCCTCCATCAAGCGCATAAATTTTGAAACTATGCAGCTTGGAACTAGAACTGTATCCACAAGTCCTAATCGAACTGTGGAAGTTGTCACCCCAAAATTGAGCTAAGTTATAAAGTCCACATCTGGGAACTCTTGATAAAGAAAAGGTTCTCATCTGGACTCAATAATCATCAAAGGAAAGTTCACAACCTAATAAAGAGCAATATGCCTTGACCTGAAAACAAAGACGCAAAAGAAGTATATGCTTAAAAAATAATGACAATAAGCATCGATTACTACCTCAATAACCAGAAAAGCATATTAAAATAGCATGAC
Above is a genomic segment from Rosa chinensis cultivar Old Blush chromosome 3, RchiOBHm-V2, whole genome shotgun sequence containing:
- the LOC112193865 gene encoding exonuclease DPD1, chloroplastic/mitochondrial; protein product: MRTFSLSRVPRCGLYNLAQFWGDNFHSSIRTCGYSSSSKLHSFKIYALDGGNSRKWTRRPLTTNTEGRSKTAQHSNPSKIRQELLDVTVSTSATLNISKIDASQYEKIQHQDIRELIAENEDLANLVTVIVFDIETTGFSRTDDRIIEIALQDLQGGQNSTFQTLINPERDVPWNTTKIHGISTDMVNKPGIPRMKELIPILLSYIKSRQKPGGYVMLVAHNGRSFDVPFLRSEFCRCGVEFPSNWLFADSLIMARKAMKSTGSEASSKSLKLQDLRAHLGIPLVGSAHRAMSDVVVLSKVFPILTYILKQTLANVVVEQSFLLSDLDNPKKKKSSG
- the LOC112193708 gene encoding protein DEHYDRATION-INDUCED 19 homolog 3, which encodes MDGDSWSARLSTASKRYQSALQSRSDMFMGFEEIDGDDDIREEFPCPFCSEYYDIVGLCCHIDEEHPVEAKNGVCPVCSLRVGIDMVAHITLQHGNIFKMQRKRKTRKGGAHSTLSLLRKELREGNLQSLFGGSSCLLSSSNVAADPLLSSFILPMADDFVSVQPHFSTETSLAKKSTEKVLERNVKSPPLSVKDKKEKAKRCEFVQGLLLSTIPDDGL
- the LOC112194947 gene encoding syntaxin-43; the protein is MATRNRTLLYRKYRDALKTVRSPVGSSASASTSSGAGGPVIELSSLMHKNRSYAPLSTEDPGNSSKGAITVGLPPAWVDVSEEIAVNVQRARVKMSELSKAHAKALMPSFGDGKEDQRLIESLTQEITGLITKSQKRLQRLAAAGPSEDSNVRKNVQVSLATDLQSLSNELRKKQSNYLKRLKQQKEGQDGDDLEMNLNGSRSRMDGDDLDEIMFHERETAQIKKHEAFTAEREREIHQVVESVNELAQIMKDLSVLVIDQGTIVDRIDYNIQNVASTVEDGLKQLQKAERTQKQGGMVMCATVLVIMCAVMLVLLVLKEILF